Proteins co-encoded in one Verrucomicrobiia bacterium genomic window:
- a CDS encoding UDP-glucose/GDP-mannose dehydrogenase family protein, translating into MKSARITIIGTGYVGLVTGTCFAEVGHQVICVDKDPKKIELLQQGGIPIYEPGLEELVGRNVAAGRLRFSHSTAEGVADADIIFIAVPTPPQPDGSVDLSFIEGVAREIASQLTAYRIIVDKSTVPVKTAEKVAETIRRYCKARVEFDVVSNPEFLREGFAVEDLMKPDRIVIGVGSQRPVTAMRELYEPFGAPIIVTDTNSAELIKHAANSFLALKISYANALSVICEAAGANVQEVTRGMGLDVRIGTRFLQAGLGFGGSCFPKDLSAFIEISNQLGYDFRLLREVQRINEGQMDRFLKKITDTLWVVKDKQIGVLGLAFKQNTDDVRTSPAIEVCQRLLRDGAHLRVHDPQAMEKARALLPEGAQVTYVEAQDDVPEGCDALVIATEWPQFTRLDLARTRRVMNTPIVIDGRNLFDPDEMERLGFIYKSIGRGR; encoded by the coding sequence ATGAAGAGCGCACGCATCACGATCATCGGGACCGGATACGTTGGCCTGGTCACCGGCACCTGCTTTGCCGAGGTGGGCCACCAGGTGATCTGCGTGGACAAGGACCCGAAGAAGATCGAACTGCTGCAGCAGGGCGGCATCCCGATCTATGAGCCGGGCCTGGAGGAGCTCGTCGGGCGCAACGTGGCCGCGGGCCGCCTGCGGTTCTCCCACTCGACCGCCGAGGGCGTTGCCGATGCCGACATCATTTTCATCGCGGTGCCCACACCGCCCCAGCCCGACGGCTCGGTGGACCTCAGCTTCATCGAGGGGGTCGCCCGCGAAATTGCCTCCCAGCTCACCGCCTACCGGATCATCGTGGACAAGAGCACGGTGCCGGTGAAAACGGCGGAGAAGGTGGCGGAGACCATCCGCCGCTACTGCAAGGCACGCGTGGAGTTCGATGTCGTGAGCAATCCGGAGTTTCTCCGGGAGGGCTTCGCCGTGGAGGACCTGATGAAGCCCGACCGGATTGTGATTGGCGTGGGCAGCCAGCGTCCAGTGACGGCAATGCGCGAGCTCTATGAACCGTTTGGCGCGCCGATCATCGTCACCGACACCAATTCCGCGGAACTGATCAAGCATGCGGCCAACTCGTTCCTGGCGTTGAAAATCTCTTATGCAAACGCCCTGTCGGTCATTTGCGAGGCCGCCGGGGCCAATGTGCAGGAGGTGACCCGCGGCATGGGCCTGGACGTTCGCATCGGCACCCGGTTCCTGCAGGCCGGCCTCGGGTTCGGAGGGTCCTGCTTTCCCAAGGACCTGTCCGCGTTTATCGAGATCTCCAACCAGCTCGGGTACGACTTCCGGCTGCTGCGGGAGGTGCAGCGGATCAACGAGGGGCAGATGGACCGCTTCCTCAAGAAGATCACCGACACGCTCTGGGTCGTGAAGGACAAGCAGATCGGGGTCCTGGGGCTGGCCTTCAAGCAGAACACCGACGATGTGCGCACCTCGCCGGCCATCGAAGTGTGCCAGCGCCTGCTCCGGGACGGTGCGCACCTGAGGGTGCATGACCCCCAGGCCATGGAGAAGGCTCGGGCCCTGCTCCCGGAAGGAGCCCAGGTGACCTACGTGGAGGCCCAGGACGACGTACCCGAGGGTTGCGATGCCCTGGTGATCGCCACCGAATGGCCGCAATTCACCCGGTTGGATCTCGCCCGCACCCGCCGTGTGATGAACACCCCCATCGTCATTGACGGTCGCAACCTGTTCGATCCGGACGAAATGGAGCGCCTGGGGTTCATCTACAAGAGCATCGGCCGCGGCCGGTGA
- the mutT gene encoding 8-oxo-dGTP diphosphatase MutT, with product MKGSPAIPVSAGLVFRAGRLLIAQRPEGAHLGGLWEFPGGKREPGETWESCLVRELREELGIAIRVGRLVSEVTHAYPERTVRLRFYVCSLMEGEPRPIGCAAVAWVTAAELDAYAFPAADAAVVAALRDAPEFTSAPPDGQGRVPPRPASVPLRSDATL from the coding sequence ATGAAGGGTTCCCCGGCAATCCCGGTATCGGCGGGATTGGTGTTCCGCGCCGGACGCCTGCTGATCGCGCAGCGGCCCGAGGGCGCCCACCTTGGCGGGTTGTGGGAATTCCCCGGGGGAAAGCGGGAACCCGGAGAGACCTGGGAGTCGTGCCTCGTCCGCGAACTGCGCGAGGAGCTTGGGATTGCGATTCGCGTGGGCCGTCTGGTTTCCGAAGTCACCCACGCCTACCCGGAACGGACGGTGCGCCTTCGGTTTTACGTGTGCTCGCTCATGGAGGGTGAGCCACGCCCGATTGGGTGCGCGGCGGTCGCCTGGGTGACGGCCGCGGAATTGGACGCCTACGCGTTCCCGGCGGCCGACGCCGCTGTCGTGGCAGCACTCCGCGACGCGCCGGAATTCACGTCCGCTCCCCCCGATGGGCAGGGTCGTGTTCCGCCGCGACCCGCTTCAGTCCCGTTGCGCTCGGATGCAACCCTTTAG